A single Dreissena polymorpha isolate Duluth1 chromosome 14, UMN_Dpol_1.0, whole genome shotgun sequence DNA region contains:
- the LOC127857659 gene encoding uncharacterized protein LOC127857659: MAHALKCGPCLFEEVTVDPKHFCVDCREYLCTACAREHRRHKVSREHKLLGETELPQDVTLFEEMKKLSNCPIHQDVELDQYCKSHNVSICLHCLKSDHRLCENRVDLIILLEDEYASENLRERIIVLQRKCQVQVTETMNLSEAANTNGKEVQQHINTLVETLRKNVENLEKKLNKELESSILHVTEPFRRSEQTLSKIEKKALSYENLFDLASKFGTMKQNAVLHFLASKLMKELEEDDLIKKNSTVKIKCVQTVSTEDIVNTMNQCDVVLASAYEQGSELFSDEALDEGSLLFPATKTRTVATQVEQQIDSNKNTSKKSLCEMKIMYDSIKLLLCECKHNGGVPPVIALDVLTDGRILLLHQKMIKVYSLKLILLSCFNLNSLAKDMCVVEEKKDGVFTVAFCFGAWAKKIMFLEYNDGFREKYVIDCKENLQSVTMLGHHLLVVHTNGVQLLDISTGHVCYAFDEKRWARNGSNISANINRIRACKTTKKIAVACQETLFQVKIDDGECQKDTVHAVCPFVWKYRKTHDAQPEIKDISDVKWDSQGNIYVANGNGVYQFCLINGVLKERALITMRGNCSAIAIDEHRNRIVVGYSDSNLVHVYEYK; the protein is encoded by the coding sequence ATGGCGCACGCGCTGAAATGTGGTCCTTGCTTGTTCGAGGAAGTAACAGTTGATCCAAAACATTTTTGTGTGGACTGTCGTGAATATCTGTGCACGGCTTGTGCGCGAGAACATCGAAGACACAAGGTATCACGTGAGCATAAACTACTCGGAGAGACTGAACTGCCACAAGACGTAACATTatttgaagaaatgaagaaattgtcgAATTGCCCCATACACCAAGACGTGGAACTTGACCAGTATTGTAAAAGTCATAATGTTTCGATATGCCTGCACTGTCTGAAAAGCGACCACAGATTGTGCGAAAATCGGGTAGACCTTATAATCTTGCTTGAAGATGAATATGCGTCTGAAAATTTACGTGAACGAATCATTGTGCTCCAGAGAAAGTGCCAAGTACAAGTAACCGAAACGATGAATTTATCAGAAGCTGCAAATACCAATGGCAAAGAAGTACAACAGCATATAAATACTTTAGTTGAGACCTTGAGGAAGAACGTTGAAAATCTAGAGAAGAAGTTAAACAAAGAACTCGAAAGTTCAATATTGCATGTGACGGAGCCTTTTAGACGTTCTGAGCAAACACtgtcaaaaattgaaaagaaagcTTTGAGTTATGAGAACCTGTTTGATTTAGCGTCAAAGTTTGGTACCATGAAACAAAACGCTGTCCTTCATTTCTTGGCATCAAAGTTGATGAAAGAATTGGAAGAAGATGACTTAATTAAGAAGAATTCAACTGtgaaaataaaatgtgtacaaactGTAAGCACTGAAGATATTGTAAACACAATGAACCAATGCGATGTGGTATTAGCAAGTGCGTACGAACAAGGCTCCGAATTGTTCAGCGATGAAGCATTAGATGAAGGCTCATTGTTATTCCCAGCTACAAAAACACGAACTGTAGCAACACAAGTAGAACAACAGattgattcaaataaaaatacatcaaaaaaGTCTCTATgtgaaatgaaaataatgtatGACAGTATAAAGTTATTGCTTTGTGAATGTAAACACAATGGCGGGGTGCCTCCAGTTATTGCTTTAGATGTATTAACGGACGGTAGAATACTTCTACTACATCAGAAGATGATAAAGGTATATTCACTGAAACTCATTTTGTTATCATGCTTTAACCTAAACTCCTTAGCCAAAGACATGTGTGTCGTGGAAGAAAAAAAGGACGGTGTGTTTACGGTTGCTTTTTGTTTTGGCGCTTGggcaaaaaaaataatgttcttaGAATATAATGATGGATTTCGCGAGAAATATGTAATTGATTGCAAAGAAAATCTTCAAAGCGTCACTATGCTAGGTCATCATTTGTTAGTTGTTCATACGAACGGAGTCCAGTTGCTTGACATCTCGACAGGTCATGTGTGCTATGCTTTTGACGAAAAAAGGTGGGCACGCAACGGATCAAATATTTCCGCGAATATAAACAGAATCCGGGCGTGCAAAACAACCAAGAAAATTGCGGTAGCCTGCCAAGAGACTCTATTCCAAGTAAAGATAGACGATGGCGAATGTCAAAAAGACACAGTGCATGCAGTATGTCCGTTTGTTTGGAAATACAGAAAAACTCATGACGCCCAACCGGAAATTAAGGACATCAGTGATGTAAAATGGGATTCTCAAGGGAATATATACGTTGCGAATGGGAATGGTGTGTATCAATTTTGCCTGATAAACGGAGTTTTAAAAGAGAGAGCTCTGATTACAATGCGCGGAAACTGTTCAGCAATAGCAATAGATGAACACAGAAATAGGATAGTGGTTGGATATTCGGATTCAAATCTAGTACATGTGTACGAGTACAAATAA